One window from the genome of Populus alba chromosome 15, ASM523922v2, whole genome shotgun sequence encodes:
- the LOC118052012 gene encoding bidirectional sugar transporter SWEET5, producing the protein MADTGTVRTIVGIVGNVISFLLFLSPIPTFARIIKDKAVKDFKSDPYVATLLNCAMWVFYGLPFITHDNTLVITINGIGFVIECIYVAIFFVFSPGKKKTRIIIELLIEVIFMVIVILITVFAFHTMKTRALFIGILCIIFNVFMYSSPLTVMRMVIKTKSVKYMPFYLSLANFSNGVVWMIYGLLDFDINLVLPNGLGALSGLIQLILYGIYYRSTKSDDANDVSGNRSAVELSST; encoded by the exons ATGGCTGACACAGGCACTGTTAGAACCATTGTTGGCATCGTTG GAAATGTCATCTCTttcctcctctttctctctcccat TCCCACTTTTGCGAGGATAATAAAGGACAAGGCAGTGAAAGATTTCAAATCCGATCCCTATGTAGCCACCTTGCTCAACTGCGCAATGTGGGTCTTCTATGGCTTACCGTTCATCACCCATGACAACACTCTTGTGATTACAATCAACGGTATTGGTTTTGTCATAGAGTGTATCTACGTGGCCATCTTCTTCGTCTTCTCTCCCGGGAAAAAGAAA ACCCGGATCATCATTGAGCTGCTTATTGAAGTGATCTTCATGGTCATCGTAATCCTGATTACCGTTTTCGCCTTCCATACCATGAAAACAAGGGCTTTGTTTATTGGGATATTGTGTATCATCTTCAACGTATTTATGTACTCGTCACCATTGACAGTCATG AGAATGGTAATTAAGACAAAGAGTGTCAAGTACATGCCATTCTATCTCTCTCTCGCTAACTTTAGCAATGGAGTGGTTTGGATGATCTACGGActacttgattttgatatcaaccTCGTG CTTCCCAATGGTTTGGGTGCGTTATCCGGGCTGATTCAGCTCATACTCTATGGAATCTACTACAGATCGACCAAATCGGACGATGCCAATGATGTCAGTGGAAACCGATCTGCGGTTGAACTCTCCTCTACTTAG
- the LOC118052011 gene encoding serine/threonine-protein kinase 52 isoform X1, translating into MKDSSDGFVRADQIDLKSLDEQLERHLNRVLTLENKNKRDADVVVFDAANLSSTPSSTKVAPFKKQRQEWEIDPTLLAIKTVIARGTFGTVHRGVYDSQDVAVKLLDWGEEGQRTEAEIAALRAAFTQEVAVWHKLDHPNVTKFIGATMGSADLQIQTANGQIGMPNNICCVVVEYLAGGALKSYLIKNRRRKLAFKVVVELALDLARGLNYLHSQKIVHRDVKTENMLLDKTRTVKIADFGVARIEASNPNDMTGETGTLGYMAPEVLNGNPYNRKCDVYSFGICLWEIYCCDMPYADLSFSEVTSAVVCQNLRPEIPRCCPSSLANVMKRCWDANPDKRPEMDEVVSMLEAIDVSKGGGMIPPDQQGGCFCFRRHRGP; encoded by the exons atgaagGATAGCAGTGATGGGTTTGTGAGAGCAGATCAGATTGATCTGAAAAGTCTAGATGAACAATTGGAGAGGCATCTCAATAGAGTGTTAACTCTTGAAAACAAGAACAAGAGAGATGctgatgttgttgtttttgatgCCGCTAATCTCTCATCTACTCCTTCCAGCACTAAAGTCGCCCCTTTCAAGAAGCAGAGGCAGGAATGGGAGATCGACCCTACTCTGCTCGCCATCAAGACTGTCATTGCACGTGGTACCTTTGGCACTGTCCACCGTGGCGTCTATGATAGCCAGGATGTCGCCG TTAAATTGCTTGACTGGGGTGAAGAGGGTCAAAGGACAGAGGCTGAGATTGCAGCACTAAGGGCAGCTTTTACTCAAGAAGTTGCTGTTTGGCATAAGCTTGATCATCCCAATGTTACTAAG TTTATAGGGGCGACGATGGGCTCGGCAGATCTGCAAATACAAACCGCAAATGGTCAAATTGGGATGCCAAATAATATATGTTGTGTAGTTGTGGAATATCTTGCTGGAGGGGCCCTGAAATCTTACCTTATAAAGAACAGGAGAAGAAAGCTAGCTTTCAAAGTTGTTGTTGAGCTGGCACTTGATCTTGCAAGAGG GTTAAATTACCTTCACTCACAGAAGATTGTTCACAGAGATGTAAAGACTGAAAACATGCTATTGGATAAGACACGGACTGTAAAAATTGCTGACTTTGGTGTTGCTCGTATTGAGGCTTCAAATCCTAATGATATGACTGGGGAAACCGGAACACTTGGATACATGGCTCCTGAG GTTCTCAATGGCAATCCATATAACAGGAAATGTGATGTGTACAGTTTCGGCATCTGTTTATGGGAGATATATTGTTGTGACATGCCTTATGCTGACCTTAGTTTCTCAGAAGTAACTTCAGCTGTGGTCTGCCAG AATCTAAGACCAGAGATACCAAGGTGTTGCCCAAGCTCTCTAGCAAATGTAATGAAGCGTTGCTGGGATGCTAACCCTGACAAGCGCCCTGAGATGGATGAGGTTGTCTCCATGTTGGAGGCCATTGACGTATCAAAAGGAGGGGGCATGATCCCTCCTGATCAACAGGGTGGTTGTTTTTGCTTCCGTAGGCATCGAGGCCCTTGA
- the LOC118052011 gene encoding serine/threonine-protein kinase 52 isoform X2 yields MKDSSDGFVRADQIDLKSLDEQLERHLNRVLTLENKNKRDADVVVFDAANLSSTPSSTKVAPFKKQRQEWEIDPTLLAIKTVIARGTFGTVHRGVYDSQDVAVKLLDWGEEGQRTEAEIAALRAAFTQEVAVWHKLDHPNVTKFIGATMGSADLQIQTANGQIGMPNNICCVVVEYLAGGALKSYLIKNRRRKLAFKVVVELALDLARGDVKTENMLLDKTRTVKIADFGVARIEASNPNDMTGETGTLGYMAPEVLNGNPYNRKCDVYSFGICLWEIYCCDMPYADLSFSEVTSAVVCQNLRPEIPRCCPSSLANVMKRCWDANPDKRPEMDEVVSMLEAIDVSKGGGMIPPDQQGGCFCFRRHRGP; encoded by the exons atgaagGATAGCAGTGATGGGTTTGTGAGAGCAGATCAGATTGATCTGAAAAGTCTAGATGAACAATTGGAGAGGCATCTCAATAGAGTGTTAACTCTTGAAAACAAGAACAAGAGAGATGctgatgttgttgtttttgatgCCGCTAATCTCTCATCTACTCCTTCCAGCACTAAAGTCGCCCCTTTCAAGAAGCAGAGGCAGGAATGGGAGATCGACCCTACTCTGCTCGCCATCAAGACTGTCATTGCACGTGGTACCTTTGGCACTGTCCACCGTGGCGTCTATGATAGCCAGGATGTCGCCG TTAAATTGCTTGACTGGGGTGAAGAGGGTCAAAGGACAGAGGCTGAGATTGCAGCACTAAGGGCAGCTTTTACTCAAGAAGTTGCTGTTTGGCATAAGCTTGATCATCCCAATGTTACTAAG TTTATAGGGGCGACGATGGGCTCGGCAGATCTGCAAATACAAACCGCAAATGGTCAAATTGGGATGCCAAATAATATATGTTGTGTAGTTGTGGAATATCTTGCTGGAGGGGCCCTGAAATCTTACCTTATAAAGAACAGGAGAAGAAAGCTAGCTTTCAAAGTTGTTGTTGAGCTGGCACTTGATCTTGCAAGAGG AGATGTAAAGACTGAAAACATGCTATTGGATAAGACACGGACTGTAAAAATTGCTGACTTTGGTGTTGCTCGTATTGAGGCTTCAAATCCTAATGATATGACTGGGGAAACCGGAACACTTGGATACATGGCTCCTGAG GTTCTCAATGGCAATCCATATAACAGGAAATGTGATGTGTACAGTTTCGGCATCTGTTTATGGGAGATATATTGTTGTGACATGCCTTATGCTGACCTTAGTTTCTCAGAAGTAACTTCAGCTGTGGTCTGCCAG AATCTAAGACCAGAGATACCAAGGTGTTGCCCAAGCTCTCTAGCAAATGTAATGAAGCGTTGCTGGGATGCTAACCCTGACAAGCGCCCTGAGATGGATGAGGTTGTCTCCATGTTGGAGGCCATTGACGTATCAAAAGGAGGGGGCATGATCCCTCCTGATCAACAGGGTGGTTGTTTTTGCTTCCGTAGGCATCGAGGCCCTTGA
- the LOC118052010 gene encoding transcription factor bHLH162, whose product MKKSSSETSKLDRKTVEKNRRVHMKDLCFKLASLVPHHFFKPSKDMLSQQDQLELAACYIKQMRERVEKLKRVKEQAITTIQTSRSDMASMMIGLRLPVIELRDFGSSIEVVLVSGLNKNFMFYEVITVLSDEGAEVVSASYSTVGDKVFHTIHAQVRICRVGVETSRVWERLQELIS is encoded by the exons ATGAAGAAGAGCAGCAGTGAGACGTCCAAGCTTGATAGAAAAACAGTGGAGAAAAATCGGAGGGTTCACATGAAAGATTTATGCTTCAAGCTTGCTTCTCTTGTTCCTCATCATTTTTTCAAACCCTCCAAG GATATGCTATCTCAGCAAGATCAACTTGAGCTTGCTGCCTGctatataaaacaaatgagAGAAAGAGTAGAGAAGCTGAAGAGGGTGAAGGAACAAGCAATCACAACAATTCAAACAAGCAGGAGCGACATGGCTAGTATGATGATTGGATTGAGGTTGCCGGTGATTGAACTGAGAGATTTTGGGTCGAGCATAGAAGTGGTGTTGGTTAGTGGGTTGAACAAGAACTTCATGTTCTATGAAGTTATTACTGTTCTCAGCGATGAAGGAGCTGAAGTTGTCAGCGCTAGCTATTCAACTGTGGGTGATAAGGTTTTCCACACTATTCATGCACAG GTTAGAATTTGCAGAGTTGGTGTGGAGACTTCAAGAGTGTGGGAAAGATTGCAAGAACTGATTTCCTAA